From a single Fusobacterium ulcerans ATCC 49185 genomic region:
- a CDS encoding N-acyl-D-amino-acid deacylase family protein, which yields MYDLVILNGKVFSGSDGIIKKANIGITNDKISIITELPITGKKIIDASNKYVSPGFIDIHGHSDLIPLLGRNYNSKLYQGVTTEINGNCGIGPVPSSKETVELTRKYMNDNLSVTNRNFDFENINSLSKLKNLMKDYPFNINQGYLIGGGAVRIAVMGFDDREASFEEIKKMQLLLEEELKSGAYGISFGLIYPPGSFTYTKEIIEMLKVIKKYDKIAVFHMRNEGEKILESVKEILLIAKESGAKVEISHFKIMYKPLWNTSDKLIEMLDEARKNGIQISFDQYPYIASATSLFVLIPSNLFVVGLEAMIEGLDINDKSLLGQINDKIEKRGGADRVVVASVIEKFKEAEGKNLLEISKMWNISPEQCVVKLIKESTGKISAIYFSMSENDVENIMKQKYGIIASDGYSYPVETPEGFGFPHPRNFGTFPKFLEIVREQNILSLEDALKKITLLPSKVFNIKNRGIIKEEAFADITIFDFEKVKDNSTFTNPFEKPSGIEYVIVNGKITVANGIYNQVTNGKII from the coding sequence ATGTATGATTTAGTAATTTTAAATGGGAAAGTTTTTAGTGGCAGTGATGGGATTATTAAAAAAGCAAATATTGGTATTACCAATGACAAAATTTCTATCATAACTGAATTACCTATTACAGGTAAAAAAATCATTGATGCTTCTAATAAATACGTATCTCCTGGTTTTATTGATATTCATGGACATTCTGATCTTATTCCTTTATTAGGGAGAAATTATAATAGTAAACTTTATCAGGGGGTTACTACTGAAATAAATGGAAACTGCGGAATTGGTCCTGTTCCTTCTTCAAAAGAAACTGTAGAACTTACAAGAAAATATATGAATGATAATCTTTCTGTAACAAACAGAAATTTTGATTTTGAAAATATCAATTCACTCAGCAAATTAAAAAATTTAATGAAAGATTATCCTTTCAATATAAATCAAGGATATCTTATTGGAGGGGGTGCTGTTAGAATAGCTGTCATGGGATTTGATGACAGAGAAGCCTCTTTTGAAGAAATAAAAAAAATGCAGCTTCTTTTAGAAGAAGAATTAAAATCTGGTGCATATGGAATTTCCTTTGGACTTATTTATCCACCTGGTTCCTTTACTTATACTAAAGAAATAATAGAAATGCTGAAAGTTATAAAAAAATATGACAAAATAGCTGTTTTTCATATGAGAAATGAAGGAGAAAAGATTCTGGAATCAGTTAAAGAAATCCTTCTTATTGCTAAAGAAAGCGGTGCAAAAGTTGAAATATCTCATTTTAAAATAATGTATAAACCACTATGGAATACTTCTGATAAATTGATAGAAATGTTAGATGAAGCTAGAAAAAATGGCATTCAAATATCTTTTGACCAATATCCTTATATTGCTTCTGCTACAAGCTTATTTGTACTTATCCCTTCTAACTTATTTGTAGTTGGACTGGAAGCTATGATTGAAGGATTAGATATTAATGATAAATCTCTTCTTGGTCAAATTAATGATAAAATAGAAAAAAGAGGTGGAGCTGATAGGGTTGTTGTAGCTTCTGTTATAGAAAAATTTAAAGAGGCTGAAGGAAAAAATCTATTAGAAATAAGTAAAATGTGGAACATTTCTCCAGAACAGTGTGTTGTCAAACTTATAAAAGAATCTACTGGAAAAATCAGTGCTATTTATTTCTCAATGAGTGAAAATGATGTAGAAAATATAATGAAGCAAAAGTATGGAATAATAGCAAGTGATGGGTATTCTTATCCAGTAGAAACTCCAGAAGGATTTGGTTTTCCTCATCCTAGAAATTTTGGTACTTTTCCAAAATTTTTAGAAATAGTAAGAGAACAAAATATTCTTTCTCTTGAAGATGCTCTTAAAAAAATAACATTACTTCCATCTAAAGTCTTTAATATAAAGAATAGAGGTATAATTAAAGAGGAAGCTTTTGCTGATATAACTATATTTGATTTTGAAAAAGTAAAAGATAACTCTACTTTTACTAATCCTTTTGAAAAGCCTTCTGGAATAGAATATGTAATAGTTAATGGAAAAATAACTGTAGCAAATGGAATTTACAATCAAGTAACTAATGGAAAAATAATTTAA
- a CDS encoding DUF3870 domain-containing protein encodes MINNNCIYILGVSKTNFDNAITKNYNMLFVGFLLDKNTNEIVDVEVTMILELSNRFIKSLLIGKNFIKDQDVIIKEFENKYFGRSQKALIIAYKDALKKYENIH; translated from the coding sequence ATGATAAATAATAATTGTATATATATTTTAGGTGTTTCTAAAACAAACTTTGATAATGCTATAACTAAAAATTACAATATGTTATTTGTTGGGTTTCTTCTTGATAAAAATACAAATGAAATAGTTGATGTAGAAGTAACAATGATTCTAGAATTAAGTAATAGATTTATCAAATCTTTACTCATAGGAAAAAATTTTATAAAAGATCAAGATGTTATTATTAAAGAATTTGAAAATAAATATTTTGGAAGATCACAAAAAGCACTTATTATAGCTTATAAAGACGCTTTAAAAAAATATGAAAATATTCATTGA
- a CDS encoding RidA family protein codes for MKKIIHTEKAPAALGPYSQAIEVNGTLYVSGQIPFVPETMTLVSDCVKAQTKQSLENIKAILEAAGYTFKDVVRAGVFIKDMNDFAAVNEVYAEYLGDVKPARACVEVARLPKDVKVEIEVIAVK; via the coding sequence ATGAAAAAAATAATTCACACTGAAAAAGCACCTGCTGCTTTAGGACCATACTCACAAGCTATTGAAGTTAATGGAACTCTTTATGTATCTGGACAAATTCCATTTGTTCCTGAAACAATGACTCTAGTTTCTGACTGTGTAAAAGCTCAAACTAAACAATCTCTAGAAAATATTAAAGCTATACTTGAAGCTGCTGGATATACTTTTAAAGATGTAGTAAGAGCTGGAGTATTTATTAAAGATATGAATGATTTCGCAGCTGTAAATGAAGTTTATGCTGAATATCTTGGAGATGTAAAACCTGCAAGAGCATGTGTAGAAGTTGCTAGACTTCCAAAAGATGTAAAAGTTGAAATAGAAGTTATTGCTGTAAAATAG
- the hydA gene encoding dihydropyrimidinase has protein sequence MLLIKNGNILIGNKIEKLDILIENEKIKKIDKNISKDICDNIFDAEGKYIIPGGVDVHTHFNIDVGIMSADDFYSGSAAAAFGGTTTIVDHPGFGPKGCGLDYQIDKYLKDAENSNIDYSFHGVVQEVYSDIFSQMEDLKKRGINSVKIYMTYAYKMTDDDVLRMFEYAKKLDMVVCVHSEDDKGIEFLRGKFTKENKLSPIYHAESRPDFIEGCSVYKLLSYAEITGFEKLYLVHISSRESMEIIEDFRRRGVKFFVESCPQYLFLTEEKYEEKNALDYILSPPLRKKEDTEYMKKALINNKIDVIATDHCSFTLEDKLKGKNDFKLCPNGIPGVEERILLLFNEVINGRLSVEIFLKTVCENPAKIFGLFPKKGILEKGSDADIVIFDKKDSKIENMHTAAGYSCYEDFPLSVVIDTVILRGDIIIRNNKLIKKSSGKFIKRI, from the coding sequence ATGCTGTTGATAAAAAATGGAAATATATTAATAGGAAACAAAATTGAGAAGCTAGACATTTTAATAGAAAATGAAAAAATAAAAAAAATAGATAAAAATATTTCTAAAGATATTTGTGATAATATATTTGATGCTGAAGGAAAATATATTATTCCTGGTGGAGTTGATGTTCATACTCATTTTAATATTGATGTAGGGATAATGTCAGCTGATGATTTTTATTCTGGAAGTGCAGCGGCAGCTTTTGGTGGAACAACAACTATTGTGGACCACCCAGGATTTGGTCCAAAGGGATGTGGACTGGATTATCAGATAGATAAATATTTGAAAGATGCTGAAAATTCTAATATTGATTATTCTTTTCATGGGGTAGTACAGGAAGTATACAGTGATATATTTTCACAGATGGAAGATTTGAAAAAAAGAGGCATCAACAGTGTCAAAATATATATGACATATGCTTATAAGATGACTGATGATGATGTTTTAAGAATGTTTGAATATGCTAAAAAATTAGATATGGTTGTATGTGTACATTCTGAAGATGATAAAGGAATAGAATTCTTAAGAGGTAAGTTTACTAAAGAAAATAAACTTTCTCCTATATATCATGCTGAATCAAGACCTGATTTTATTGAAGGATGTTCTGTATACAAGCTTCTCTCTTATGCTGAAATAACTGGTTTTGAAAAATTGTATCTGGTGCATATTTCATCAAGAGAATCAATGGAAATAATTGAAGATTTCAGAAGAAGAGGAGTAAAATTTTTTGTAGAATCTTGTCCTCAATATCTTTTCCTTACAGAAGAAAAATATGAAGAGAAAAATGCTCTTGACTATATACTAAGCCCTCCTTTAAGAAAAAAAGAGGATACTGAATATATGAAAAAAGCTTTAATAAACAACAAGATAGATGTTATAGCAACTGACCACTGCTCTTTTACTTTAGAGGACAAATTAAAAGGAAAAAATGATTTTAAGCTATGTCCCAATGGTATTCCTGGAGTAGAAGAGAGAATACTTCTGCTGTTTAATGAAGTTATTAACGGAAGACTTTCTGTAGAGATATTTTTAAAAACAGTCTGTGAAAATCCAGCTAAAATCTTTGGATTGTTCCCTAAAAAAGGTATATTAGAAAAAGGTAGTGATGCTGATATAGTAATATTTGATAAAAAAGATTCAAAAATAGAAAATATGCATACTGCTGCTGGATATAGCTGCTATGAAGATTTTCCTCTTTCAGTAGTAATAGACACTGTTATCTTGAGAGGAGATATAATAATAAGAAACAATAAACTTATTAAGAAATCATCAGGTAAGTTTATAAAAAGAATATAA
- a CDS encoding YgeY family selenium metabolism-linked hydrolase translates to MLTNERKEQIVEVLQNLIQRRSYSGEEKEVAEYIKKLCLEVGYDTVHIDKYGNVIGSVKGKYEGPKVLMDGHIDTVPVDEEKWTKKPFAGNIEDGKLYGRGTTDMKGAVCAMLLAGAYLAQDLKKEFAGEIFIAGVVHEECFEGVAAREISKYVKPDYVIIGEASQLNLKIGQRGRGEIVVETFGKPAHSANPEKGINAVYKMMKIIENIQKLPMTHHDTLGYGILELTDVKSSPYPGASVVPDYCRATYDRRLLVGETPESVLAPIQKLLDEMSKEDDTLKAKVSYAKGVEKCWTGATIEGERFFPGWLFEEKDEYVQKALKALKEIGQTPTITHYNFCTNGSHYAGEAGIKTIGYGPSRENLAHTIDEYIELDSLYNVTEGYYAILKAYLTK, encoded by the coding sequence ATGTTGACTAATGAAAGAAAAGAACAGATAGTAGAAGTACTTCAAAACCTTATTCAAAGAAGAAGTTATTCAGGAGAAGAGAAAGAAGTAGCAGAATATATTAAAAAGTTATGTCTTGAAGTAGGATATGATACTGTACATATAGATAAATATGGAAATGTTATTGGTTCTGTAAAGGGAAAATATGAAGGACCAAAAGTACTTATGGATGGTCATATAGATACTGTTCCAGTAGATGAGGAAAAATGGACTAAGAAGCCTTTTGCTGGAAATATAGAAGATGGCAAACTATATGGTAGAGGAACTACTGATATGAAGGGTGCTGTGTGCGCAATGCTTTTAGCAGGGGCATATTTAGCTCAAGACCTAAAAAAAGAATTCGCTGGAGAAATATTCATAGCTGGTGTAGTTCATGAAGAGTGTTTTGAAGGAGTAGCAGCAAGAGAAATCAGCAAATATGTAAAACCTGATTATGTAATAATAGGAGAAGCTTCTCAGCTTAACCTTAAAATAGGGCAAAGAGGAAGAGGGGAAATAGTAGTAGAAACTTTTGGAAAACCAGCTCACTCAGCTAACCCTGAAAAAGGAATAAATGCAGTATATAAAATGATGAAGATAATTGAAAATATTCAAAAACTTCCAATGACTCATCATGATACATTAGGATATGGAATACTTGAATTAACAGATGTAAAATCATCTCCATACCCAGGAGCATCAGTAGTACCTGATTACTGCAGAGCAACTTATGACAGAAGACTTTTAGTAGGAGAAACTCCTGAAAGTGTACTAGCACCTATTCAAAAACTATTAGATGAAATGTCAAAAGAAGATGACACTCTCAAAGCAAAAGTATCATATGCAAAAGGAGTGGAAAAATGCTGGACAGGAGCAACAATAGAAGGAGAAAGATTCTTCCCAGGATGGCTGTTTGAAGAAAAAGATGAATATGTACAAAAAGCATTGAAAGCTTTAAAAGAAATAGGACAGACTCCTACAATCACTCATTATAATTTCTGTACAAATGGATCTCATTATGCAGGAGAAGCAGGAATAAAAACAATAGGATATGGACCATCAAGAGAAAACTTAGCACATACAATAGATGAATACATAGAACTAGATAGTCTATATAATGTAACTGAAGGATATTATGCAATTTTAAAAGCTTATTTAACAAAATAG
- the dpaL gene encoding diaminopropionate ammonia-lyase, translated as MELLKWVHNKKSRDAEYKKSELSGFSSEEMREVYDFHKSLPDYCATPLVDLKTLASYYGVKKVWLKDESKRFGLNAFKVLGGSYAIGKYLSKKLNRDMKDLPFNVLISDEVKKQLGDVTFVTATDGNHGRGVAWMAARLRQKSVVYMPKGSAQMRFDAIAREGADVSITDLNYDDAVRLANKGAQDHGWIMVQDTAWDGYEEIPLWIMQGYSTIINEVVEQLEAAKEEKPTHVFLQAGVGSFAGAVQGYLAHLYGDDRPVTVICEPHGANCIYKSMEADDGNPHNVTGDLTTIMAGLACGEPNTISWKILRDNADFSVSCDDQVAARGMRVLSSPLGNDARVISGESGAVGLGLFTILSEKKEEYKELMNELKIDENSRILCISTEGDTDVEGFKNVVWNGAYPNK; from the coding sequence GTGGAATTATTAAAATGGGTACATAATAAAAAAAGCAGAGATGCTGAATATAAAAAATCTGAACTTTCAGGATTTAGCTCTGAAGAAATGAGAGAGGTTTACGACTTTCATAAAAGTCTCCCTGACTATTGTGCTACTCCTTTAGTTGATTTGAAAACTCTTGCTTCATACTATGGAGTTAAAAAAGTATGGCTGAAAGACGAATCTAAAAGATTTGGACTTAATGCTTTCAAAGTACTTGGAGGTTCATATGCTATTGGTAAATATCTTAGTAAAAAACTTAATAGAGATATGAAGGATCTTCCTTTTAATGTTCTTATCTCTGATGAAGTAAAAAAACAGCTTGGAGATGTTACTTTTGTTACTGCTACTGATGGTAATCATGGTAGAGGTGTAGCATGGATGGCTGCAAGACTTAGGCAGAAATCTGTTGTATATATGCCTAAAGGTTCTGCTCAAATGAGATTTGATGCAATAGCCAGAGAAGGAGCAGATGTAAGTATAACTGATCTTAACTATGATGATGCTGTAAGACTTGCTAACAAAGGTGCGCAGGATCATGGTTGGATAATGGTACAAGATACTGCATGGGACGGATATGAAGAGATACCTCTATGGATAATGCAGGGATATTCAACAATAATAAATGAGGTTGTAGAACAGCTTGAAGCAGCTAAAGAAGAAAAACCGACTCATGTATTTCTCCAAGCTGGAGTAGGATCATTTGCAGGAGCAGTACAGGGATATTTAGCTCATCTTTATGGAGATGACAGACCAGTAACAGTTATTTGTGAACCTCATGGAGCTAACTGCATATATAAATCTATGGAAGCTGATGATGGAAATCCTCATAATGTAACTGGAGATCTTACTACTATAATGGCTGGCCTTGCTTGTGGAGAGCCAAATACTATCAGCTGGAAAATATTAAGAGATAATGCAGATTTCTCTGTGTCATGTGATGACCAGGTTGCAGCTAGAGGAATGAGAGTACTTTCAAGTCCTCTTGGAAATGATGCAAGAGTTATCTCTGGAGAATCTGGAGCTGTAGGGTTAGGACTGTTTACTATTCTTTCAGAAAAGAAAGAAGAATACAAAGAACTTATGAATGAACTTAAAATTGATGAAAACTCAAGAATATTATGTATCAGCACTGAAGGAGATACAGATGTAGAAGGGTTCAAAAATGTGGTGTGGAATGGAGCTTATCCAAATAAATAA